One window of the Felis catus isolate Fca126 chromosome E3, F.catus_Fca126_mat1.0, whole genome shotgun sequence genome contains the following:
- the TECPR1 gene encoding tectonin beta-propeller repeat-containing protein 1, with translation MPNSALWAVDLFGKVHTLSTAGQYWEPCKDSQLEFKRVSAATQCCWGIACDNQVYVYVCASDVPIRRREEAYENQRWNPVGGFCEKLLPSDRWQWSDVSGLQHRPLDGVALPSPHWVWESDWYVDENFGGEPTEKGGWTYAIDFPATYTRDKKWNSCVRRRRWIRYRRYESRDAWAKIPSKDDPEQLPDPFNDLSVGGWEITDEPVGRLSVWAVSLQGKVWYREDVSHPNPEGSSWSLMDTPGEAVQISCGPHDLLWVTLWEGQALVREGINRNNPKGSSWSIVEPPTSENGIMHVSVGVSVVWAITKDRKVWFRRGINSHNPCGTSWIEMVGEMTMVNVGLNDQVWGIGCEDRAIYFRQGVTQSELSGKTWKAIVASRECDRSHSGSSSSLLSAGCFFGDEVRGSGESCAPSDTDASSEAERPGPDRPGPAESGDSPGKPRDSLAPGSGTGRATEPGEEEAAGPAIQTPGLEPCPGPASTLAELPWTNIDLKEPRRAPGRSAAGFPETTGLSSLGLLPLGLEEPYGADDHPLWAWVSGGDCAVEAHTVLKWFTVQSGLSPSMQTLSLSITPAQTAAWRKQIFQQLTERTKRELENFRHYEQAVEQSVWVKTGALQWWCDWKPHKWVDVRVALEQFTGLDGARDSILFIYYVVHEEKKYIHVFLNEVTVLVPVLNETKHSFALYTPERTRQRWPVRLAAATEQDMNDWLALLNLSCCESRRVHGRPSPQAIWSITCKGDIFVSEPSPNLEAPEHVLPCDQMFWRQMGGHLRVVEANGQGVVWGIGYDHTAWVYTGGGSCFQGLASSTSNIYTQSDVKCVYIYENQRWNPVTGYSSRGLPTDRYMWSDASGLQERTKASTKPPSLQWSWVSDWAVDFSVPGGTDQEGWQYASDFPASYHGYKTMKDFVRRRCWARKCKLVTSGPWLEVGPLALADVSIIPESPGANRSGHSIALWAISDKGDVLCRLGVSELNPAGSSWLHVGTDQPFTSVSIGACHQVWAVARDGSAFYRGSVSPAQPAGDCWYHIPSPPKQRLKQVSVGQTSVYALDENGNLWYRQGVTPSYPQGSSWEHVSNNVRQVSVGPLDQVWVIANKVQGSHSLSRGTVCHRTGVQPREPKGQGWDYGIGGGWDHISVRANATRALRGRSQERAAECSGERGLPGAPSGVAGVPQEAPSLVRC, from the exons ATGCCCAACTCGGCGCTGTGGGCGGTGGATCTCTTCGGGAAGGTGCACACGCTCTCCACGGCTGGGCAGTACTGGGAGCCCTGCAAGGACAGCCAGCTGGAGTTCAAGCGCGTCAGCGCGGCCACGCAGTGCTGCTGGGGCATCGCCTGTGACAACCAGGTCTACGTGTACGTGTGCGCCAGCGACGTCCCCATCCGCCGCCGGGAGGAGGCCTATGAGAACCAG CGCTGGAACCCCGTGGGCGGCTTCTGTGAGAAGCTCCTGCCCAGCGACCGCTGGCAGTGGAGTGACGTGAGTGGGCTCCAGCACCGGCCGCTGGACGGGGTGGCGCTGCCCTCGCCGCACTGGGTGTGGGAGTCGGACTGGTACGTGGACGAGAATTTTGGAGGGGAACCCACCGAGAAAGGG GGGTGGACGTACGCCATCGACTTCCCCGCCACCTACACGAGAGACAAGAAGTGGAATTCTTGTGTGCGGCGGCGCAGGTGGATCCGGTACAGGAGATACGAGTCCCGGGACGCCTGGGCCAAG ATCCCTTCGAAGGATGACCCCGAGCAACTGCCCGACCCCTTCAATGACCTCTCTGTGGGGGGGTGGGAAATCACAGACGAGCCTGTGGGCCGCCTGTCCGTATGGGCCGTGTCTCTGCAGGGAAAG GTGTGGTACAGAGAGGATGTCAGCCACCCCAACCCTGAAGGCTCATCGTGGTCCCTCATGGACACCCCAGGGGAGGCGGTACAGATCAGCTGTGGGCCCCACGACCTCCTGTGGGTCACGCTCTGGGAGGGGCAGGCCTTGGTCCGGGAAGGAATCAACAGGAACAATCCCAAAG GAAGTTCCTGGTCCATAGTGGAGCCTCCCACATCTGAAAATGGGATCATGCACGTCTCCGTGGGAGTCAGCGTGGTCTGGGCCATCACCAAGGACCGGAAA GTGTGGTTCCGAAGAGGCATCAACTCGCACAACCCCTGTGGCACCAGCTGGATCGAGATGGTCGGAGAAATGACGATGGTGAACGTGGGGCTGAATGACCAG gtGTGGGGCATTGGCTGTGAGGACCGGGCCATATACTTCCGTCAGGGTGTCACCCAGAGCGAGCTCAGTGGGAAAACATGGAAGGCCATCGTCGCCAGCCGAGAGTGTGACCGGTCACACTCTGGTAGCTCATCAAGTCTCCTCAG TGCCGGCTGCTTCTTCGGCGACGAGGTGAGGGGCAGTGGTGAGTCCTGTGCACCGAGCGACACGGACGCCTCCTCAGAAGCCGAGAGACCAGGTCCAGACCGGCCTGGCCCTGCAGAGTCTGGAGACAGTCCCGGGAAGCCCAGGGACAGCTTGGCCCCGGGCTCAGGCACCGGCAGGGCCACAGAGCCCGGCGAGGAGGAGGCCGCTGGCCCTGCCATTCAGACCCCGGGGCTTGAGCCTTGCCCTGGCCCGGCCTCCACCCTGGCCGAACTGCCCTGGACCAATATTGACCTGAAGGAGCCCAGGAGAGCACCCGGCCGCTCGGCTGCTGGCTTTCCAGAGACCACTGGCCTCTCCTCGCTGGGGCTCCTCCCGCTGGGCTTGGAGGAGCCCTACGGGGCCGATGACCACCCCCTCTGGGCCTGGGTGTCAGGAGGAGACTGCGCCGTGGAGGCCCACACTGTGCTCAAGTGGTTCACCGTCCAGTCGG GCCTGTCCCCCTCGATGCAGACGCTGTCCCTGTCCATCACGCCGGCCCAGACCGCTGCCTGGCGGAAGCAGATCTTCCAGCAGCTCACGGAAAGGACCAAGCGGGAGCTGGAGAACTTCCGGCACTACGAGCAGGCGGTGGAGCAG TCGGTGTGGGTGAAGACGGGGGCCCTGCAGTGGTGGTGTGACTGGAAGCCTCACAAGTGGGTGGACGTCCGCGTGGCCCTGGAGCAGTTCACGGGGCTCGACGGGGCTCGGGACAGCATCCTTTTCATCTACTATGTGGTCCACGAGGAGAAGAAG TACATCCATGTGTTCCTCAATGAGGTGACCGTGCTGGTCCCCGTGCTCAACGAGACCAAGCACTCCTTCGCCCTTTACACCCCCGAGAGGACCCGGCAGAGGTGGCCTGTGCGTCTGGCCGCCGCCACCGAGCAGGACATGAACGACTGG CTTGCCCTGCTTAACCTGTCCTGCTGTGAGAGCCGGAGGGTCCACGGCCGCCCCTCCCCACAGGCCATCTGGTCCATCACCTGCAAGGGGGACATCTTCGTGAGCGAGCCCAGCCCGAACCTGGAGGCCCCCGAGCACGTGCTGCCCTGCGACCAGAT GTTCTGGCGTCAGATGGGAGGTCACCTACGGGTGGTGGAAGCCAACGGCCAGGGTGTGGTGTGGGGCATCGGCTACGACCACACGGCCTGGGTCTACACGGGCGGCGGCAGCTGCTTCCAAG GCCTGGCCAGCAGCACCAGCAACATCTACACACAGTCAGACGTGAAATGCGTCTACATCTACGAGAACCAGCGCTGGAACCCCGTCACCGGCTACTCCAGCAG GGGTCTGCCCACCGACCGGTACATGTGGAGCGACGCCTCGGGGCTGCAGGAACGCACCAAGGCCAGCACGAAGCCCCCGTCCCTGCAGTGGAGCTGG GTTTCTGACTGGGCTGTGGACTTCAGCGTTCCTGGGGGCACCGACCAGGAGGGCTGGCAGTATGCCAGTGACTTCCCTGC CTCGTACCACGGGTACAAAACCATGAAGGATTTTGTGAGGAGAAGGTGCTGGGCTAG AAAGTGCAAGCTGGTGACCAGTGGGCCTTGGCTGGAGGTGGGCCCTCTTGCCCTTGCGGATGTGTCCATCATCCCGGAGAGCCCAGGCGCCAACAGAAGTGGGCACAGCATCGCCCTCTGGGCCATCAGTGACAAGGGGGATGTGCTGTGTCGTCTGGGTGTGTCTGAGCTCAACCCCGCG GGCTCCTCCTGGCTGCACGTGGGCACTGACCAGCCTTTCACTTCTGTCTCCATCGGGGCCTGCCACCAGGTGTGGGCCGTGGCCAGGGATGGCTCCGCCTTCTACCGGGGCTCCGTGTCCCCTGCCCAGCCGGCCG GTGACTGCTGGTACCACATCCCGTCCCCCCCCAAGCAGAGACTGAAGCAGGTGTCCGTGGGGCAGACGTCAGTGTATGCCTTGGATGAAAACG GAAACCTGTGGTATCGCCAGGGGGTGACGCCCAGCTACCCGCAGGGCTCCAGCTGGGAGCATGTGTCCAACAACGTGCGCCAAGTGTCCGTGGGGCCCCTGGACCAG GTCTGGGTTATCGCCAACAAGGTCCAGGGGAGCCATAGCCTGAGCCGGGGGACCGTATGTCATCGCACAGGGGTACAGCCTCGAGAGCCCAAGGGGCAAGGCTGGGACTACGGCATTGGG GGGGGCTGGGATCACATCTCCGTCCGAGCCAATGCCACCAGAGCCCTCAGGGGCAGGTCCCAGGAGAGAGCTGCCGAATGCAGTGGGGAGCGGGGCCTCCCCGGTGCACCCTCAGGGGTGGCCGGCGTCCCGCAGGAGGCCCCCAGCCTGGTCCGCTGCTGA
- the BHLHA15 gene encoding class A basic helix-loop-helix protein 15: protein MKTKNRPPRRRVPAQDPEAAAGERTPDGPQQGSGLELAKGLRSRTVRAQGARAEGGRRRPGASGPGGRRENSVQRRLESNERERQRMHKLNNAFQALREVIPHVRADKKLSKIETLTLAKNYIKSLTSTILTMSSGRLPGLDGPGPKLYQHYQQQAAAGGALGATEPQPEGHLQRYSTQIHSFREGS from the coding sequence ATGAAGACCAAGAACCGGCCCCCCAGGCGCCGGGTGCCAGCGCAGGACCCAGAGGCCGCCGCAGGGGAACGGACCCCTGACGGGCCCCAGCAGGGTTCGGGGCTGGAGCTGGCCAAGGGTCTGCGGAGCAGGACAGTGCGGGCACAGGGGGCGCGGGCCGAGGGTGGGCGCAGGCGGCCGGGGGCCTCGGGGCCTGGTGGCCGGCGGGAGAACAGCGTCCAGCGGCGGCTGGAGAGCAATGAGCGAGAGCGGCAGCGTATGCACAAGCTGAACAACGCCTTCCAGGCGCTGCGAGAGGTCATCCCGCACGTTCGAGCCGACAAGAAGCTCTCCAAGATCGAGACGCTCACTCTGGCCAAGAACTACATCAAGTCGCTGACCTCCACCATCCTGACCATGTCCAGCGGCCGCCTCCCGGGCCTGGACGGCCCGGGCCCCAAGCTCTACCAGCATTATCAGCAGCAGGCGGCGGCTGGGGGTGCACTGGGCGCCACCGAGCCCCAGCCCGAAGGCCACCTGCAGAGGTACTCCACGCAGATCCACAGCTTCCGGGAGGGCTCCTAG